From the genome of Haloterrigena sp. KLK7, one region includes:
- the tuf gene encoding translation elongation factor EF-1 subunit alpha, which produces MSDQHQNLAIIGHVDHGKSTLVGRLLYETGSVPEHVIEQHREEAEEKGKGGFEFAYVMDNLAEERERGVTIDIAHQEFSTDEYDFTIVDCPGHRDFVKNMITGASQADNAVLVVAADDGVAPQTQEHVFLARTLGIDELIVGINKMDIVDYEESTYNEVVEEVTQLLKQVQFNTDDASFIPISAFEGDNIAEKSDNTPWYDGEILLEALNDLPEPEPPTDAPLRLPIQDVYTISGIGTVPVGRIETGLLNTGDNVSFQPSDVGGEVKTIEMHHEEVPKAEPGDNVGFNVRGIGKDDIRRGDVCGPADDPPSVAETFQAQIVVMQHPSVITAGYTPVFHAHTAQVACTIESIDKKMDPSSGEVAEENPDFIQSGDAAVVTIRPQKPLSIEPSSEIPELGSFAIRDMGQTIAAGKVLEVHEK; this is translated from the coding sequence ATGAGCGACCAACACCAGAACCTGGCCATCATCGGCCACGTCGACCACGGGAAGAGTACGCTCGTGGGACGACTCCTCTACGAGACGGGGAGCGTACCCGAGCACGTCATCGAACAGCACCGAGAAGAGGCCGAGGAGAAGGGCAAGGGCGGCTTCGAGTTCGCCTACGTCATGGACAACCTCGCCGAGGAGCGAGAGCGCGGTGTCACCATCGACATCGCCCACCAGGAGTTCTCCACCGACGAGTACGACTTCACAATCGTCGACTGTCCCGGCCACCGCGACTTCGTGAAGAACATGATCACGGGCGCGTCCCAGGCCGACAACGCCGTCCTCGTCGTCGCCGCTGACGACGGTGTCGCGCCCCAGACCCAGGAGCACGTCTTCCTGGCCCGCACCCTCGGTATCGACGAACTCATCGTCGGTATCAACAAGATGGACATCGTCGACTACGAGGAGTCGACGTACAACGAGGTCGTCGAGGAAGTGACCCAGCTGCTCAAGCAGGTCCAGTTCAACACCGACGACGCCTCGTTCATCCCGATCTCGGCGTTCGAGGGCGACAACATCGCCGAGAAGTCCGACAACACGCCGTGGTACGACGGCGAAATCCTGCTCGAGGCACTCAACGACCTGCCGGAGCCGGAGCCGCCGACGGACGCGCCGCTTCGACTCCCGATCCAGGACGTCTACACCATCTCGGGTATCGGTACCGTCCCCGTCGGACGTATCGAGACCGGTCTCCTGAACACCGGCGACAACGTCTCCTTCCAGCCCAGCGACGTGGGCGGGGAGGTCAAGACGATCGAGATGCACCACGAAGAGGTGCCCAAAGCGGAGCCCGGTGACAACGTCGGATTCAACGTCCGCGGCATCGGTAAGGACGACATCCGCCGCGGTGACGTCTGTGGCCCCGCCGACGACCCGCCGAGCGTCGCCGAGACGTTCCAGGCCCAGATCGTCGTCATGCAGCACCCGTCCGTGATCACGGCCGGTTACACGCCGGTCTTCCACGCCCACACGGCCCAGGTCGCCTGTACGATCGAGTCCATCGACAAGAAGATGGACCCCTCGAGCGGCGAGGTCGCCGAGGAGAACCCCGACTTCATCCAGTCGGGTGACGCTGCTGTGGTCACCATCCGACCGCAGAAGCCCCTCAGTATCGAGCCGTCCAGCGAGATTCCCGAACTCGGGAGCTTCGCCATCCGCGACATGGGTCAGACCATCGCGGCCGGGAAGGTCCTCGAAGTCCACGAGAAATAA
- the rpsJ gene encoding 30S ribosomal protein S10 — protein sequence MQQARVRLAGTSPDDLDDICDDVREIANNTGVNLSGPIPLPTKTLEVPTRKSPDGEGTATWEHWEMRVHKRLIDLDADERALRQLMRIQVPNDVSIEIVLED from the coding sequence ATGCAGCAGGCACGCGTTCGACTCGCGGGCACGAGTCCAGACGACCTCGACGACATCTGCGACGACGTCCGCGAGATCGCGAACAACACCGGCGTCAACCTGAGCGGTCCGATCCCGCTGCCGACGAAGACCCTCGAGGTCCCGACCCGGAAGTCGCCTGACGGCGAGGGCACCGCGACGTGGGAGCACTGGGAGATGCGCGTCCACAAGCGCCTGATCGATCTGGACGCCGACGAACGCGCACTCCGCCAGCTCATGCGCATTCAGGTGCCGAACGACGTCTCGATCGAGATCGTCCTCGAGGACTGA
- a CDS encoding NifU family protein has protein sequence MTDSDAVSDAEDDGEPSLRERVETWLSREMPIIQMHGGTSAVREVNSETGEVIIELGGGCKGCSVSDVTTGNIEAELIKWPEIDEVTVRVPDARESLGGPDQAESIMGVDRTEGGRGDWGSSNPGKDHL, from the coding sequence ATGACTGATTCCGACGCGGTATCCGACGCCGAGGACGACGGCGAGCCGTCGCTCCGAGAGCGCGTCGAGACCTGGCTCAGCCGGGAGATGCCGATCATCCAGATGCACGGCGGGACCAGCGCCGTCCGCGAGGTCAACTCCGAGACCGGCGAGGTCATCATCGAACTCGGCGGCGGCTGTAAGGGCTGTTCGGTCAGCGACGTCACGACGGGCAACATCGAGGCCGAACTCATCAAGTGGCCCGAGATCGACGAGGTCACCGTCCGCGTACCGGACGCGCGCGAGAGCCTCGGCGGTCCCGACCAGGCCGAATCGATCATGGGCGTCGATCGCACCGAGGGCGGTCGCGGCGACTGGGGATCGTCGAACCCCGGCAAGGACCACCTCTAA